The Rosa chinensis cultivar Old Blush chromosome 7, RchiOBHm-V2, whole genome shotgun sequence DNA segment TTGAGGTAAGCTTTGCTTCTTCTCAACTTAATCATCAAGCATATATAGGAGAGAAGAGACATTGTGATGTATACTACTATGGAACATTAATCTCAAAAGTTTCTCTATTGGTTATTTATATATTCAAACGATAATATACTCAAGTTTTTAGAAGATAATACATACGTAGTtgataatatatatgtgtgattGATGGTGATACATTGGTTGCTTAATAGGTTAATATTACCACACACATGAGGTAAGATTACATCATATATAATAGTAACTCTCACATGTAAATAATGAGATCGAGTAGATAGTTTGGTGAGGACGTGGGGTGCACCTTTGTTTTTGACCTTACAATGATGTGCTTTCCCATCACACGTTGTGCCAAATTTATGTGCTGGTCaagtttttcctttaattttcttgcGCGCTGCATCTAAAGAATGAATACAGTGAAACATAAAGATGGAGCATTATATGCAAGGCTCGAAGTTGATATAACAATAATGATATGGGGCATAATTATTGATAATAAAAAGTTAACAACGTACAATTACCTCACTACAACGAAACACAACCTACTTTGATCGTGTACATTTTAAACAGTTTGGACCACCCATATGTGGATGTCTCTTTCTATCATCTAGTAGATCAGTAGAGTAGTAGCTAGAGGTAGTAATTTTTAGCTCGAAATGGGTAATACGATTGTAAACATGATATGAAGTTAAAAGGTTTGTGTCAACGATTGAACATGAATCATGGTCGGGTCAGGTTATATGTGATTTAAATGTCGATGCatcatatatgtacgagataaAGTATTAGTAATTCTGcattaaaaaagtaaaaaagttatttattgtttttcagaaaaccaaaaatatatacaacCTAATATCATTTGGTTCAATACTATTAGTGTTCATTGTAAGTAGAAGATCATGAGTATGCGATAAATCTTTTGAGCTCACATTAATCTAAAGTAATATAAAAGTGAAATGATTTGGTCAGGTAAATATTGAATCTTTCAAGTTGATTATTCGCTTAATTAAAATATAGACATGAACACCGTTTGTCTCGCTTGCAGGGATGTGGGCATGTCCATAATTAATGAGCCTCACTTGCCTTGGCCACTGTTAGCCTCACTTGCCTTGCCCTCAATTATCCTGACTTGTCATGCTCATGTCTTGTGATTCTAAGGATGCTCATGCATGCCCACGCTAATGCAAGCGAGGCTAACCGTATATCCTCGAACGAGACTATGTTGTATGCTTTTCCATCTCATAGATTTCAGTGGTAGTACGATTGTAAACACGGTACGCGGTATGAAGTTACAAGCTTTGTTTTAACCATTGAATATTTGAATATGAATACGCCGGTTGAATTCATTATTCATGCCATCATTTGAACATAAGCACATTATTTATGCAAGAGATAAAGAGTTAAAATCCTGTATTGAAAATATAAAGAGTACGTCATCAATTGATTTCCAATATAACAAACCACAAACGAAAATCCAGTAATCTATGATCTTTAAGAAAATCCTATACCGGCCAGTATGATTTTGATCCCACTTCACTTTAAAGTAATATTAGAGTGATATAAGTTGGTTACTTGATTGGCATGGGTAAATATTGAATCTTTTACCCCAATTGTTTACTCATCAAGGGAATCATAGTAGTGTTGACTAGTTGATGAGAGTCATGAGACACAATATACGAATTGCAGCTGTCATACGTACGTACTTTGTCAGTattgaatcttgatgatgagAGTCATGAAACACAATACGAATTGCAGCTGTCATACGTACTTTTTCAATATTGAATCTTTACTACTCGATCAAATGAATAACTAGATCTACATGTCTAGATTGACTGGTATCGATCTGAGATGAAATACGATGGAACACGATCGATCTTGCCACCCTTAATCTATTTGCAGTTTTGTGTACTTAATAGTCAACAAGTATTCACCAAATGTGATCCAACACTTAAGCCTCGGTTTTGAGCTGCTGTACGTGCAAGAAATTAATTTGATCATGACAATTAGTTCAAGGTTGTTTAATAAACCAATGGCCAAGTAACTGCGTTTTTACATTCCTCAATACAATCCAAATCCGCAGGCAGCAAGGAAAAAAAGATTCAGAGGGCCCAATATAGATAataaatagaagaagaagaagaggtcaagGACGTGGAAGCCCTACAACTGCCAAAAGACGTAATGCTGGAGATCTTCTCCAAACTCCACCAAAACACTCATCCGCTGGACCCACGTGTGCAAGTCTTGGCATAGTGATGCTAAAGGATTCGGCTTCTATGCTCGAATTCATTTTGCTAGGATTTGCTTGGATAACACTATCAGCTCACCACGTTACTGGTTCAATCTAAGGGTTATAATGCTTACAACACAGAAAGCCATAACTTCACTAACGATCTCCAAATAGTTCTTTAACGTCAAGGGTTTTTCAAGTTTCCCTCCAACAATTTTCACCTTCTGCTAGTTCCCTCCAATCAGACTTCCTCTTCCTCATTGCTGAAACGTCTCTTATTCTTCACGATCACTTTTTGTCTCAGTCCAAATTGCATTCATCTCTAGGTGCTGGtactttgctttcatcattcaGGTATCTGTATCTAGCTCTATAGATTGATCTTATGGATCCTGATCTTATCCCATTTAGcatttttggttttgggttttggttatttGAAATCTCAGCCTTGTATCGATGAGTGTTTATCCTATTAAAGTATTCTATGTGTATATGTTTAGCTAAGACATGATTCAATCATTCTTATTCTCTTGATCTGACTCTATGGTTTGTGATATCagattcttctatttttttgttttgtttcagagCTAAAAACTGAACATAGTAGCATATAAGCCAAACTTCATAGCATGATCCATTTTGCTTCTGAATTTGATTGGAATGTTAATACAAATTTTATATGTTATAGATTGAAAATCAATGATTGAATGGAGCCTATGGATAGAGATGACTTGACTAGTCAAGCCAGGGAATGGTATGAAGTTTGACTCAGAAGAATTAGCATATGatctcactactacaaaaaggtcatcagacgacggtggatttgtgttgtgtaatgaccaagctcaccgtggtctaagtgagagtgttgtgtgattgaatcatcagacaacggtgatttcaccgttgtgtgatagtactttgctcaacagaatactagtttccgttgtgtgaattttgcgcaggcatgtgcctggtatggcatgcgcggggatgccgcggcacagtcagacaacataaaagGAAATTtaccgttgtctgagattcataacacacaacagatataactcattctttgttgtctgagattcataacacacgacggatataactcattctttgttgtttgaaactaataacagacaacggatataactcattctttgttgtctgagactaataacagacaaTGGATATAACTTactatttgttgtctgaggtaagtaacacacaactaaagtaaaattatctcccttgtctgttgattactcagacaacagtgatcattttatttctgttgtgtgttatgaatctcacacaacataattttgttttattttgttgttggttgttagttcacacaacaactatatttggttatccgttgtgtgaatatcgTAATCAAATTAGGTACCAaccagtgactgttgtaggagtagcctcaattttgaactcttttatcatcatacaacacatggttttgtcttgtgttgtatgacttaaCCTTGGACAACTTGGATTGCCTTAACAAATTGTATGAGCTTCTCTCAGACAACATATTCTTTTTATCAACTGTTGTGTCAACATTATAAACCAGTTGTGTGATTAGTTGAGGTTGTGTTGTCTGAGTTTGCTTCTCACAACTTCTTGTGAACTGTTGTTTGTTCATTCATTACCTAGTTAGCTAGCTTGGAACAATTTTCAAGAAACAATGCAGCATATATTTTACCACAAAAACAGTACATatattaccaaatgaacagtacatATGAAGCCACAACATTGATCCATATAATTAGTGTAACTATATAGTTGCATTTGTCAAGTACAACCAAACATCTAACTAGATAATTAAACTACTacacaaacaaagaaagcattCCTAGTCTAGCTAGTGTTCTATTGTTCTCAAAGTAGCAGGCAACTAGCTAGCTCCCAATATACAAGCAACAGCCATTTCAGAGATGGATCGAAAGTTCAATTACCTAGTACTCCCACCACCAAAGCTACACACCCACTATCATCATCTgcaccaaaaaaaattaatcattcGTCAACGCGTGTAATTTGAGTAGGAATGAGATAAATTTGTGTCACAAAAAACcaaatttgaataaatgaaaCAGTACTGCTGCATCGTTCTTGTATATGAATATTTAGGTATTATAAGccaaaaaaagaatgaaacaaaaaaacctaaaaattgAGTAGTGCTGATGTTTATGATGAGTCACCATCTATATGCAGCAAATATATGAGTTGTTGACCATAAATTCTACTATTCGAGGTTAATTAATGCTATACAATGCAATATATAAAAGAGATATATTGTTGAGGCTCAGGGACTATGAATGAAATTTCAAGGACATGGGGATGCATGAATCATGAAAGGTAGTGATGAGTACAAACGATTCTCGCCATGTAATTAAATTTCACAAACTTTGCTTCTTCATATCAATTGCAGCAGAATCAACTAACCTTCTCCATCATTGACACAACCACAAACTCCTCCTGATAATTTAAACCTACTACCTTAGCTTGTTCCTAGACTCAAATTACTCAAGCACATTTCATTTTTAATCAACAGCAGAAACCCAAATTACTCAAGCACATTTCATTTGTATtcaaaaaacaaatcaaaattcaCATGTTAAAAGGCGAGCAAGGCTGTTGCCTTAGGCCTCACATGTTAAAAGGCCTCGGTTTAAAAGTTAactctattatatatatatatatatatatatatatatatatatttggatcTGAATAAGAGGCCGAAGGCTGAGTAAAATGCCCAAGTATCTTCAACATAGAACACCtagaaaagcaaaaaaacaaGCCTAAATCAGGGAGGCCTCTTCACATGATGATCATAGAATAATCACATCCCAAATGAGAATAAAGCATTTTGCTTTTCTATTGGCTATAGCCTAGTACAGATTAgagttcatttttgttttttcttttatcaaccACCTAGTTCTCTAAAACAAAGAACTACATAGACTTTCCTCATTTCACTTCTGAAAgtctaatttctttttcttatcaatTTTCAACCGTGAGCTCTAAGGCTAATAGCCACTAAGGTAAATAGTTCAACAAGACCATAAAATTCAAGAAAATGTTCTAAGACCCACAGCAAAAATCAGTGTCCtatcaaattaataaaatacGATGGAAGCAACAAAAGGAGCAGCAAGTCAACAAAGTGTAGTTCACTTCAATCATTTCTTTCATCCTCATTCCTAGAGAATCCATAAtcagaaattgaaaactttccTCCTTTTTCCATTATTCCCACATCTTCTAAGCATTCAACTTTTGCTCAAAATTTCTCAACCCCAAGTTGTAAAACACAACAAAAGAGCTTGACGCGGATCCAGCATTCACAACCAATTGCGACTCCCGAATCCCAgaatttcaaattttctaaaaataaaaaaacccttAAAAAATCCCAAACAGATTTATGAGCTCCTGAACTGGGGTTTGATCCCCCAGGAAACTTCTATAGCCATTATTAACAGAGCAGTAAACTATtcccacccccaagaaaatcaAGATATGATTTTAACTTCTATTTCGTGCTAATTTTGGCAAGATGGTTTCTGGGTATTCACGAAAGAAGACCAAACAACTCGAAAATGAACAATAAGAATAAGAAGAGCAAAAGAGAGCGACATAGGAAGAGAGGAGAAGCACCTGGTAGTCAAAATTACGAGCAATACACAGCGGGTATATTGCAATTAGGAGCAATACACCCAAAACACCAAACATCATGATTCTTGAATTCACCCACGCTTCAATTGCTCTTGAGTCGCGAGATAAAAAAGGCACCCAGTCACCCGCCTTCTGTGGATCTCTTTCTACTCGTGCATCCTCGATGACAAATCTGGAcaacccattcccaattatcaaacATCATCAGCATGGGTACTAGGTAATCGATGTTTACCTAAGATTCAGGGATTGGAGCCTTGAAGGAGTCGTAAAGATCAGAGATATATACTTGCAGTGAAGGTGACTCGCTGGCAGAGGAGGTGGCTTAGGCAGACTGTAAGGGGAGGTGGCTCGGTGGCTGGAGCCTGGAACTCTAGAAGGTGGAACCAAAATGGATCTGAACGGGGAGTGAGAGATGGGACCGGCAGCAGCAAAGCACGATAGCAGCAAGCGAGATCCCTACTTGGCAGATTTTGGCCCAAATTTCGTAAGGGATATGCAGTTGAGAGAGGGATATACAGTCAATGTgcagttgagagagagagagagagagagagctaagtgTCGATGTGCAGGGATATGCAGTCGAGAGAGAGCTGAGTGTCGAGAGAGCGGCCtatgttttttttgttctttctttcttttggacacGATGTGGGAATCAAAACCTAGCTAAAAATTCTCTTAAGTTATTTACACAACAAAAATATCTctcactgtcgtctgagtgcatcattaaaaattaaaatgtaaaatcatggagggaaacatggcaCCTTCAACATTTTTGGTTAAAATGTTGCCGCCAGTTGcatgttcacacaacagaacatcttaaatctgttgtacGATTATAGTAGCTTGCACTAGCCCTATCTCggtgaagacattcaagcaagcatccttcaactttggtgcttggtttttcaatcacacaacagaaataataaaacccgttgtcctagtagcccaaatttcagcttttcaagatccaaccaaaactccgaagtggagggaaatctgcagCTAAATTTTTAAGGCTCAGACAACAGACCATGCTTAATTCTGTTGTGCAATGGAGTTccaataaaaaagttatcactttgttggcattcacacaacagaatataaccAGCACCGTTGTATAATAAAACTGACTTCAACATacaacagatgatttgtgttccgttgtgtgattagtgttgtgtgattaactttttgtactagtgtGAGTTTTGTAACATGTATGGGCGAAGAGTTGAGTTTAGTATTAGAAGACATACACATTACAAGAACAAGCATTCTGGTAAGCTCATCTCAAGAATATTTGTTTGTTCTAAAGAAGGTTTACGTACAATAGATAAGCGAGACCATTTGACTAAGAATCCTCGAGCGGAGACACGAACAAGTTGTGATGCTGAAATGATCATTAAGTTGGATAAATCAAGTGGTAGGTACAGAGTTGTTCAATTTGAAGAAACTCACAGCCATGATCTTGTAATACAAGAGTGTGCTCACATGCTACCATCTCAACGAAATGTTACTTCTTCACAAGGAGCTGAGATGGAATTGGTACAAGATTCTAGAATCCCACTGAAGCTTTCATTCGAGTTAATGGgcagagaagttggtggaagagAGGCTCTTGGATTCACTAAacaatatcaaaaaaattatcTTCAATCTCAGAGGCAAAAGAAATTGGCATATGGAGAAGTAGGATGCTTATTAAAATACTTCCAAAATCAAGCATTAGAAAATCCCTCATTTTTCTATGCTGTGCAATTGGATAGTGATGGGCAAATAACAAATATTCTTTGGGCTGATGTTAGGATGATACTTGATTATGGTTTATTTGGTGATGTTGTGAGTTTTGACACTACATACAGAACTAATGAAGCCAATCGTCCATTTGGAGTATTTGTGGGATTTAATCATCATCGTGAGACTGTAATCTTTGGGGCTGCATTGATGTATGATGAAACTTCTGATTAGTTTACATGATTATTTGTGACGTTTTTGGAGGCAATGTCTAACAAGGCTCCAAAGTCTATTTTTACAGATCAAGATGCTGCAATGGCTAAAGCTTGTGCAAATGTGATGCCTAACACATATCACTTGCTTTGCACATGGCATATAATGAAAAATGCCATTAAGAAAGCAAGTAGTATATTCAAGGGTGAGGAAGGGGTCACCACCTTCTTATCAAAGTGTATGAATAACtatgaagaggaggatgagTTCCTAGTTGTGTGGGAAGCAATGTTGAATGAATATAGTGCACATGAAAATACTTGGTTAAGTAGTATATTCCGATTAAAGGAGAAATGGGCAAAACCATATATGAAGTGGGCATGGTCTGCTGGAATGCATAGCACCCAATTAAGTGAGAGTTTCAATGCTAGCCTAAAACCATATGTTAAGTCAGAATATGATGTGGTTAAGTTTTTCAATCACTTTGACAGATTGCTCAATGATAAGCGATATAAAGAGTTAGAGACAGAGTATGCTTTGTGCTACAAGTTACCTGCTATTGGGATATTTTCTTCAATGGTGATCAAGGCTGGAAATATTTACACTAAAGCTGTATTTAAAGAATTCCAGATTCAATATGAGAaggcagggccggtcctgagattaTAACGACCTGAGGCGaaaaattaaaatgtggcctccGAGATATATATGTGCgagtatatatacacatacatacatatatatatatatatattttatatatatatatatatatattttccaaataacaatacaaaatcatgtattttgaataaaaataaaagtagaaCTAGAACtactaacaaaacaaaaatatatgaatttttattcatagataaatttctgaaatacaaaaagaaaaaaatagttaaacataaaattatatggaaaagaaaaagaaaaagcaggGTTTGGGCCACAGGCCAgggaaaattgtaaaaaaaaactgaaaaaatgaGGGTGGGGAGGGAAGCAAGGTTCAAACATTGGTTGGGAATGAGCCATTTTAGCTGCAGTGCTGGTAAACCAAGGCTATATTTCATCCCAGTTAAACCAAATAATATATACGTATTAAAGATGACATACATATAGGACGAGATCTTCAGAGGCCCTCCGGGACTGGTGGCCTGAGACTGCTGCCTCAGGTGGCAGCCCTCAGGGCCTGCCCTGTGAGAAGGCTCTTGATTACAACTTAGTCGGATGTATTCAAGATGGTGATGACATTGTGTATAAAGTTGCCTTTAATGGTCATCCAAAGGAGAGATGTGTTAGGGTGAACAAAGACCAGTCTATATCTTGTAGTTGCAGGTTGTTTGAGATTGAAGGTATTTTGTGCCGCCATGCAATAAAAATCCTTACTAAGTACATGAATGTCAAAGAGATTCTTGATTAGTATATTATAAAAAGATGGACAAGAAAAGCAAGATCGGAAAGAGTGAAAGGCATGAATGGCCAAGACATCCAAGTAGATACCAACCTATAACAAACATCTTGGTACAAGTCTCTAAGTTCCATGTCCACCAAGATTTCATCTTGGGTCGCTGAGACCGAAGAGACATATAAGTTTGCTGTTCATCATTTGGGGGAACTAAGCAAAGCTATTGAAGACATGTTATGTTCAAAAATGGATACATTACATCTCGATAAGGATGACCAGATTGCACCTTCCACCACTATGATTGAGGGTATTAATATGGCCAAAAGTAGCCCAGATAAGGCGAAATATGTTCAAGCCAAGGGATTCAAGAAAAGAGAGAGTGCtcgaggaagaaaaagaagaattataGGTGATTTTGAAAAAAGTTTGGCCAAGAATCGAAAAGGGAGTACTCTTGAGCAAGAAAAGTCATCTAGTTCTGATTCAGCCAAGATATTTCGTTTTGGTAAAATTTGTTCATTTAGTTCTGATTCAACTAAGGTATTTCGTTTTCTTAAAAGTTACTcatgtttgttttttcttttttcatgtcCTCAGTCTGGAAATTGTGGTTCTCCAATTCCAATGTTATGGATGCAATTTCAAGAATCTCAAAGTTTTAGTTACCAAGCATTACTTAACTCTCAAGATTTTTCAGATGATGGGGAAGACTCACACAGTGGTGATGAATTATTTGAACTCAGAGttcagtttcttcttctttttgccaTTTGTAGTGAAGCATATCATAGAATTGTGTAGATATTAGGCTTTATACAACTTGCTATCTTCTTCTGTAGTTTGAGAGTTTCATAAGTTTGTGGAACTGTTTAGGAGTTTTATCAATTTGTGGAACTGTTTTTTCTGTTCATCAATTTGTGGAACAAAGATGCTTGTTTGTGGAACTGTTATTTAACTCTGTGCTTTTATAGTTTAAGCATTACCTATTTGATAATGAACTGTACAAGTTTTAGTTTTCTACAGAAAGTTGCAGAACTTGAGTAATTTTACCATCAGTTTTTAGTTTTCTGCTCAATTTGTTGTGTATGCATAGGAGTTTTGGTTAGCCACTTTTGAGTTTCAAAGTGTTCATATTCAGTAGCTTAACAAGGAGGCAATCACTTAAAACTGGAATTTTTGTTCTTCAAACCTGCTTCTTTGGTACACCAATTGACAAAACTACTTACTTTACTTAAAGAAGCTTGAGAACTTTGAATAACATGGCTGGTCATTCGCCAAGTTAAGATAAAGAATGAAATTCTCATATACTCTGCAGAATTTCTTCATACATAGAAACTTTTCATATTAATTCACTCCAAATTGGAGTCATGCACAACCTTTTCATATATAGAAACTTAACAATTTACTCCAAATAGGAGTCATGGCCAAAAGTAAAAGTTTTACACCTTTACCAAAGCCCAATAGCCTTCAACAATAACATTAGCTCCAATTTGTTAACATCATCAGTTCCACTCACCTATCCTAACCAATATGTGGTGCTCTAATTCTCATTCCTTCATGGGATCTTTCGTTGTACAGATCAATGCGGGTCCTGCAACAACATGGCTTCTTGTACAAATTGTCATTGACAACATGAGTATGATAAACCTGATAAGGTGAAGATGAGTAACATTAGCTTCATAGACTTCATCATTTTTAAATGCAAGACAACATTAGCTTCATAGCTTGAAGGTGAAGATGAACAACATTAGCTCCATAACTTACAAACCAACTTTAACATTTTCTCTCTTAGTCTGACCAAAAGTTTCGAAATTGGTAAAATTACAACATCTATACCAAATCCTTACAAATTTTCAATCTTTCCTCTACTTCACACCAATGCATGGTACTCTCCTACTCCAAATCAAAGCTCAGGGCGTACAAATGCATAATTTTTTCCACACTCAACCCATCAATCAACAATGAAACTCCCTCAAAACATACAAACCCAGATGATAAAATGCTTAATACAGATGGAAAATACTAACAATATGCAGAACAAACAAAAGGGTAATCATAACAGACCTGAGAAAACGCATCAACAAAGTAGTCATCTTCAAATTCGATCTATTGCATCAGCAAAACAATTTAGAAGTTATTCCTACAACCTCCCAACAAAACACGCTCAAATCCAATGAATTGAAATACACCCAAATCAAACGAACAACATAACACAAGAAACGAAAACAAAAAGACACATCTCACCAAACTTGGATCGCCACCTCCTAACAAGTCATTGACACAATAACTGATTCTTAAATTTTTCACTATTAGATGGTGAGGGGAAGGAGGAAATTGGgccaagagagagagggagatgtGAGGAGTCGAGAGATCGGACTCGGCTTCAGTTCACGACTAGATgatgaggggggggggggggggggggggggggtctgaTGAGGGGAAGGAGGAAATTgggtgaagagagagagggagatgcGAGGAGTCGAGGGGTAGAGATCTTGCTCGATTCAGTGTTGACGTTAAAGAACTATTTGGAGATCGTTAGCGAAGTTATGGCTTTCTGTGTTGTAAGTATTATAGCCCTTAGATTGAACCAGTAACACGTGGCGAGCTGAGAGTGTTATCCAAGCAGATCCTAGCAAAATGAATTCTAGCAGAGAAGCCGAATCCGATGCTAAATGCCCATGTCCAGAAAATGAGAGTGCTTCTTGTATTGTCGGTTCCAATAGTACACCTCAAATAAagatttagaagaaaaaaaatttcaaaaattgacAGCTGTGGGATTTGAACCCACGCCCTTTCGGACCAGAGCCTAAATCTGGCGCCTTAGACCACTCGGCCAAACTGTCACATGTTCAAATGTTCCACGTACagtaaatttatttattcagcAGAACTTTTCAAATTCTACCTGCACCGCTCCACTAATGAACCCAACCAAATTTGCCGGCGCCACCCATCGGCCAACAACAAAGAACAACAAGAGAAACCCTCATTCTAAAACTACCAATGTATTTAACAGCGGAGATCTTGCACAGACTCCCAGGCAAATCACTCGTCCAGTGCAAGTACGTGTGCTCGTCTTGGCGTTGCTGGCTCCTAAACCCTCACTTCACCAAACCCCTACTCCCACGAAGACGTGGCTGCCTCTTGATCCGTGGCTTCACCGACCTCACAGACCCTCGCACCAGCGGCACCTTCTTGATCGATCTCGACAAGAAAGACTACTCGAAGCCAAACGTCGAGATTGCACTGAAGCTTCCGAGGGATCCGAACCCCCCACCTGTTGGTTTGATATATCAAATTCCATTACCGGTGAGTCTTTAGCTCTTCCTACAATGCCTACCAAACCGACACGTAAACGGAGCCATATGCAGATAATTTCCGGGCTAGGGTTTTGTCCCTTCCGCCGTGTCTATAAAGTACTGTGTACCTTTCCAATAAAAGGTTCTAGTGATGAAGAGGAGGCAATGGTTTTGACAGTTGGGCTGCGGATCAGTTGGAGAAGCATTGGGCATTATAAAGGCACGGCTGCTGGGAAAACACAAAAGCGTATGATTTATCTGAATGGATCCCTTCACTGGATAAATGATTATGGAAAAAGGACTATTTCGATATGTGCCTTTGATGTTGAGAGAGAGGTGTTCCAACAATTACCATCTTTTACAGTGGGAGCTCCCTTTTTGTGGGACTGTGATCTTGGAGTTTTGAGAGGTTGGCTTTCCCTACTTGTTAACATAAGCACTTCGACTATTTATGGGGACATTAGTTTCTGGGTGATGAACGATTACGGTGTCAAGGAGTCTTGGACCAAATAATGTGAAATTGGAAGCAGAAGATTACTGCCTACCACTCGAGCACTGGCATACACAGAGGAAGGGCAAATATTGAGGTTCCAATATGAAAAACTGCTTGTATATACTAGCGATGGGGGACTGGTGAGGGTTCAAGCTGATGGAATACCATCAAACATTACGAATGCATGTGTCCATATTCCAAGCTTTGTTTCGCTTAATGATAT contains these protein-coding regions:
- the LOC112177408 gene encoding F-box protein At3g07870-like, which codes for MNPTKFAGATHRPTTKNNKRNPHSKTTNVFNSGDLAQTPRQITRPVQVRVLVLALLAPKPSLHQTPTPTKTWLPLDPWLHRPHRPSHQRHLLDRSRQERLLEAKRRDCTEASEGSEPPTCWFDISNSITGESLALPTMPTKPTRKRSHMQIISGLGFCPFRRVYKVLCTFPIKGSSDEEEAMVLTVGLRISWRSIGHYKGTAAGKTQKRMIYLNGSLHWINDYGKRTISICAFDVEREVFQQLPSFTVGAPFLWDCDLGVLRGWLSLLVNISTSTIYGDISFWVMNDYGVKESWTK
- the LOC112177407 gene encoding protein FAR1-RELATED SEQUENCE 5-like; this encodes MYGRRVEFSIRRHTHYKNKHSGKLISRIFVCSKEGLRTIDKRDHLTKNPRAETRTSCDAEMIIKLDKSSGRYRVVQFEETHSHDLVIQECAHMLPSQRNVTSSQGAEMELVQDSRIPLKLSFELMGREVGGREALGFTKQYQKNYLQSQRQKKLAYGEVGCLLKYFQNQALENPSFFYAVQLDSDGQITNILWADVRMILDYGLFGDVVSFDTTYRTNEANRPFGVFVGFNHHRETVIFGAALMYDETSD